The Oncorhynchus tshawytscha isolate Ot180627B linkage group LG12, Otsh_v2.0, whole genome shotgun sequence genome includes a window with the following:
- the LOC112249306 gene encoding insulin gene enhancer protein ISL-3 isoform X1, translated as MVDIIFNSSFLGDMGDHSKKKSGFAMCVGCGSQIHDQYILRVSPDLEWHAACLKCAECSQYLDETCTCFVRDGKTYCKRDYVRLFGIKCAKCNLGFSSSDLVMRARDNVYHIECFRCSVCSRQLLPGDEFSLRDEELLCRADHSLLMERSSAGSPISPGHIHSNRSLHLAAEPVTVRAPHRNHVHKQSEKTTRVRTVLNEKQLHTLRTCYNANPRPDALMKEQLVEMTGLSPRVIRVWFQNKRCKDKKRSILMKQLQQQQHSDKTVSIFSLQGLTGTPLVARSPIRHDNTVQGNSVEVQTYQPPWKALSEFALQSDLDQPAFQQLVSFSESGSLGNSSGSDVTSLSSHLPDTPNSMVPSPVET; from the exons ATGGTGGATATTATTTTCAACTCTTCTTTCTTGGGTGATATGGGGGATCATTCCAAAA AGAAGTCCGGATTCGCGATGTGTGTAGGCTGTGGAAGTCAGATACATGACCAGTACATTCTGAGAGTTTCCCCGGACCTGGAGTGGCATGCAGCCTGTCTGAAGTGTGCAGAGTGCAGCCAGTACCTGGATGAGACATGCACTTGCTTCGTACGGGACGGAAAAACCTATTGCAAAAGAGATTATGTAAG GTTATTTGGAATAAAATGTGCAAAATGCAACCTGGGATTCAGCAGCAGTGATTTGGTGATGCGAGCCCGGGACAACGTGTACCACATCGAGTGTTTCAGATGTTCCGTGTGTAGCAGGCAGCTCTTGCCGGGGGATGAGTTCTCTCTCCGGGATGAGGAGCTGCTGTGTCGGGCGGACCACAGTTTACTTATGGAGCGGAGCTCTGCCGGAAGCCCAATCAGCCCCGGACATATCCACTCCAACAGATCACTACACTTAGCAG CAGAGCCGGTGACAGTACGGGCACCACACCGAAACCACGTCCACAAGCAGTCAGAGAAGACAACACGAGTGCGAACCGTTTTGAACGAGAAACAGCTCCACACGTTACGGACCTGCTACAACGCCAATCCGCGGCCAGATGCGCTAATGAAGGAACAACTGGTGGAAATGACCGGCCTCAGCCCAAGGGTTATTCGAGTTTGGTTCCAGAATAAAAGATGCAAAGACAAAAAGAGATCTATTCTCATGAAGCAACTTCAGCAGCAGCAACACAGTGATAAGACTGTAAGCATCTTC AGTCTACAGGGGCTCACAGGTACGCCTCTGGTTGCCAGAAGCCCTATCAGGCACGACAACACGGTGCAGGGTAACTCGGTGGAGGTGCAGACCTACCAGCCTCCCTGGAAGGCCCTCAGCGAGTTCGCCCTGCAGAGTGATCTGGACCAGCCGGCCTTTCAACAACTG GTGTCTTTCTCGGAATCGGGTTCATTGGGAAACTCATCCGGCAGCGACGTGACTTCTCTGTCATCGCACTTACCCGACACCCCGAACAGCATGGTACCCAGTCCCGTGGAGACGTGA
- the LOC112249306 gene encoding insulin gene enhancer protein ISL-3 isoform X3, with protein sequence MVDIIFNSSFLGDMGDHSKKKSGFAMCVGCGSQIHDQYILRVSPDLEWHAACLKCAECSQYLDETCTCFVRDGKTYCKRDYVRLFGIKCAKCNLGFSSSDLVMRARDNVYHIECFRCSVCSRQLLPGDEFSLRDEELLCRADHSLLMERSSAGSPISPGHIHSNRSLHLAAEPVTVRAPHRNHVHKQSEKTTRVRTVLNEKQLHTLRTCYNANPRPDALMKEQLVEMTGLSPRVIRVWFQNKRCKDKKRSILMKQLQQQQHSDKTSLQGLTGTPLVARSPIRHDNTVQGNSVEVQTYQPPWKALSEFALQSDLDQPAFQQLVSFSESGSLGNSSGSDVTSLSSHLPDTPNSMVPSPVET encoded by the exons ATGGTGGATATTATTTTCAACTCTTCTTTCTTGGGTGATATGGGGGATCATTCCAAAA AGAAGTCCGGATTCGCGATGTGTGTAGGCTGTGGAAGTCAGATACATGACCAGTACATTCTGAGAGTTTCCCCGGACCTGGAGTGGCATGCAGCCTGTCTGAAGTGTGCAGAGTGCAGCCAGTACCTGGATGAGACATGCACTTGCTTCGTACGGGACGGAAAAACCTATTGCAAAAGAGATTATGTAAG GTTATTTGGAATAAAATGTGCAAAATGCAACCTGGGATTCAGCAGCAGTGATTTGGTGATGCGAGCCCGGGACAACGTGTACCACATCGAGTGTTTCAGATGTTCCGTGTGTAGCAGGCAGCTCTTGCCGGGGGATGAGTTCTCTCTCCGGGATGAGGAGCTGCTGTGTCGGGCGGACCACAGTTTACTTATGGAGCGGAGCTCTGCCGGAAGCCCAATCAGCCCCGGACATATCCACTCCAACAGATCACTACACTTAGCAG CAGAGCCGGTGACAGTACGGGCACCACACCGAAACCACGTCCACAAGCAGTCAGAGAAGACAACACGAGTGCGAACCGTTTTGAACGAGAAACAGCTCCACACGTTACGGACCTGCTACAACGCCAATCCGCGGCCAGATGCGCTAATGAAGGAACAACTGGTGGAAATGACCGGCCTCAGCCCAAGGGTTATTCGAGTTTGGTTCCAGAATAAAAGATGCAAAGACAAAAAGAGATCTATTCTCATGAAGCAACTTCAGCAGCAGCAACACAGTGATAAGACT AGTCTACAGGGGCTCACAGGTACGCCTCTGGTTGCCAGAAGCCCTATCAGGCACGACAACACGGTGCAGGGTAACTCGGTGGAGGTGCAGACCTACCAGCCTCCCTGGAAGGCCCTCAGCGAGTTCGCCCTGCAGAGTGATCTGGACCAGCCGGCCTTTCAACAACTG GTGTCTTTCTCGGAATCGGGTTCATTGGGAAACTCATCCGGCAGCGACGTGACTTCTCTGTCATCGCACTTACCCGACACCCCGAACAGCATGGTACCCAGTCCCGTGGAGACGTGA
- the LOC112249306 gene encoding insulin gene enhancer protein ISL-3 isoform X2 → MVDIIFNSSFLGDMGDHSKKKSGFAMCVGCGSQIHDQYILRVSPDLEWHAACLKCAECSQYLDETCTCFVRDGKTYCKRDYVRLFGIKCAKCNLGFSSSDLVMRARDNVYHIECFRCSVCSRQLLPGDEFSLRDEELLCRADHSLLMERSSAGSPISPGHIHSNRSLHLAEPVTVRAPHRNHVHKQSEKTTRVRTVLNEKQLHTLRTCYNANPRPDALMKEQLVEMTGLSPRVIRVWFQNKRCKDKKRSILMKQLQQQQHSDKTVSIFSLQGLTGTPLVARSPIRHDNTVQGNSVEVQTYQPPWKALSEFALQSDLDQPAFQQLVSFSESGSLGNSSGSDVTSLSSHLPDTPNSMVPSPVET, encoded by the exons ATGGTGGATATTATTTTCAACTCTTCTTTCTTGGGTGATATGGGGGATCATTCCAAAA AGAAGTCCGGATTCGCGATGTGTGTAGGCTGTGGAAGTCAGATACATGACCAGTACATTCTGAGAGTTTCCCCGGACCTGGAGTGGCATGCAGCCTGTCTGAAGTGTGCAGAGTGCAGCCAGTACCTGGATGAGACATGCACTTGCTTCGTACGGGACGGAAAAACCTATTGCAAAAGAGATTATGTAAG GTTATTTGGAATAAAATGTGCAAAATGCAACCTGGGATTCAGCAGCAGTGATTTGGTGATGCGAGCCCGGGACAACGTGTACCACATCGAGTGTTTCAGATGTTCCGTGTGTAGCAGGCAGCTCTTGCCGGGGGATGAGTTCTCTCTCCGGGATGAGGAGCTGCTGTGTCGGGCGGACCACAGTTTACTTATGGAGCGGAGCTCTGCCGGAAGCCCAATCAGCCCCGGACATATCCACTCCAACAGATCACTACACTTAGCAG AGCCGGTGACAGTACGGGCACCACACCGAAACCACGTCCACAAGCAGTCAGAGAAGACAACACGAGTGCGAACCGTTTTGAACGAGAAACAGCTCCACACGTTACGGACCTGCTACAACGCCAATCCGCGGCCAGATGCGCTAATGAAGGAACAACTGGTGGAAATGACCGGCCTCAGCCCAAGGGTTATTCGAGTTTGGTTCCAGAATAAAAGATGCAAAGACAAAAAGAGATCTATTCTCATGAAGCAACTTCAGCAGCAGCAACACAGTGATAAGACTGTAAGCATCTTC AGTCTACAGGGGCTCACAGGTACGCCTCTGGTTGCCAGAAGCCCTATCAGGCACGACAACACGGTGCAGGGTAACTCGGTGGAGGTGCAGACCTACCAGCCTCCCTGGAAGGCCCTCAGCGAGTTCGCCCTGCAGAGTGATCTGGACCAGCCGGCCTTTCAACAACTG GTGTCTTTCTCGGAATCGGGTTCATTGGGAAACTCATCCGGCAGCGACGTGACTTCTCTGTCATCGCACTTACCCGACACCCCGAACAGCATGGTACCCAGTCCCGTGGAGACGTGA
- the LOC112249306 gene encoding insulin gene enhancer protein ISL-3 isoform X4 — MVDIIFNSSFLGDMGDHSKKKSGFAMCVGCGSQIHDQYILRVSPDLEWHAACLKCAECSQYLDETCTCFVRDGKTYCKRDYVRLFGIKCAKCNLGFSSSDLVMRARDNVYHIECFRCSVCSRQLLPGDEFSLRDEELLCRADHSLLMERSSAGSPISPGHIHSNRSLHLAEPVTVRAPHRNHVHKQSEKTTRVRTVLNEKQLHTLRTCYNANPRPDALMKEQLVEMTGLSPRVIRVWFQNKRCKDKKRSILMKQLQQQQHSDKTSLQGLTGTPLVARSPIRHDNTVQGNSVEVQTYQPPWKALSEFALQSDLDQPAFQQLVSFSESGSLGNSSGSDVTSLSSHLPDTPNSMVPSPVET; from the exons ATGGTGGATATTATTTTCAACTCTTCTTTCTTGGGTGATATGGGGGATCATTCCAAAA AGAAGTCCGGATTCGCGATGTGTGTAGGCTGTGGAAGTCAGATACATGACCAGTACATTCTGAGAGTTTCCCCGGACCTGGAGTGGCATGCAGCCTGTCTGAAGTGTGCAGAGTGCAGCCAGTACCTGGATGAGACATGCACTTGCTTCGTACGGGACGGAAAAACCTATTGCAAAAGAGATTATGTAAG GTTATTTGGAATAAAATGTGCAAAATGCAACCTGGGATTCAGCAGCAGTGATTTGGTGATGCGAGCCCGGGACAACGTGTACCACATCGAGTGTTTCAGATGTTCCGTGTGTAGCAGGCAGCTCTTGCCGGGGGATGAGTTCTCTCTCCGGGATGAGGAGCTGCTGTGTCGGGCGGACCACAGTTTACTTATGGAGCGGAGCTCTGCCGGAAGCCCAATCAGCCCCGGACATATCCACTCCAACAGATCACTACACTTAGCAG AGCCGGTGACAGTACGGGCACCACACCGAAACCACGTCCACAAGCAGTCAGAGAAGACAACACGAGTGCGAACCGTTTTGAACGAGAAACAGCTCCACACGTTACGGACCTGCTACAACGCCAATCCGCGGCCAGATGCGCTAATGAAGGAACAACTGGTGGAAATGACCGGCCTCAGCCCAAGGGTTATTCGAGTTTGGTTCCAGAATAAAAGATGCAAAGACAAAAAGAGATCTATTCTCATGAAGCAACTTCAGCAGCAGCAACACAGTGATAAGACT AGTCTACAGGGGCTCACAGGTACGCCTCTGGTTGCCAGAAGCCCTATCAGGCACGACAACACGGTGCAGGGTAACTCGGTGGAGGTGCAGACCTACCAGCCTCCCTGGAAGGCCCTCAGCGAGTTCGCCCTGCAGAGTGATCTGGACCAGCCGGCCTTTCAACAACTG GTGTCTTTCTCGGAATCGGGTTCATTGGGAAACTCATCCGGCAGCGACGTGACTTCTCTGTCATCGCACTTACCCGACACCCCGAACAGCATGGTACCCAGTCCCGTGGAGACGTGA